The genomic stretch TTGTTGATATTGAGCAAATTAGCTCAACACGTGCCAAGGTAACACTTGAACCGTTAGAGCGTGGCTTCGGTCATACTCTAGGTAATGCTTTACGTCGTATTCTACTTTCTTCTATGCCAGGTTGTGCTGTAACAGAAGTTGAGATCGACGGCGTACTCCATGAGTACAGCAGTAAAGAAGGCGTTCAAGAAGATGTTCTTGAAATTCTTCTTAACTTGAAAGGTCTTGCAATCAAACTTGAAGGCAAAGACGAAGCGTTACTAACTTTAACTAAGTCAGGTACAGGTCCTGTATTGGCAGGTGACATCACTCATGATGGTGATGTTGAGATTGTAAATCCAGAACATGTGATTTGTAATTTAACCGGTCAAGCAGATATCAGTATGCGCATTCGTGTTGCTAAAGGACGTGGTTACGTTCCTGCTTCAACTCGTGTACATGCTGATGATGAAGAGCGTCCTATCGGTCGTTTGCTTGTTGATGCTGCATTCAGCCCTGTAAGCCGTATCGCTTACAATGTTGAAGCTGCTCGTGTTGAGCAACGTACTAACCTTGATAAGTTAGTAATCGATATGGAAACTGATGGAACATTAGATCCAGAAGAAGCTATTCGTCGTTCTGCTACAATTCTGGCTGAACAGCTTGATGCTTTCGTTGATCTTCGTGATGTAACGGAACCAGAGCAGAAAGAAGAGAAACCAGAGTTCGATCCGATACTGCTACGTCCTGTTGATGATTTAGAACTTACTGTTCGTTCAGCTAACTGCCTTAAAGCAGAAGCTATTCACTATATTGGTGATCTTGTACAGCGTACTGAGGTTGAGTTACTTAAAACACCTAACCTTGGTAAGAAGTCTTTAACTGAAATTAAAGATGTTCTAGCGTCACGTGGTCTTTCTCTAGGTATGCGCCTAGAAAATTGGCCGCCAGCAAGTATCTCGGACGAATAGTAAACACTAGTCAAAAGATTTTTGTAAGAAGGATAAGTTCATGCGCCATCGTAAGAGTGGTCGTCAACTAAATCGTAACAGCAGCCACCGTCAGGCTATGTTCCGTAATATGGCATGTTCTTTAGTTAGCCACGAGATCATTAAAACGACTCTGCCTAAAGCTAAAGAACTACGTCGTGTAGTTGAGCCTCTAATTACACTTGCTAAAACGGATAGCGTAGCTAACCGTCGTCTAGCATTTGCACGTACCCGCAGCGATGAAGTTGTAGGTAAACTATTTAAAGAATTAGGCCCACGTTTCGAAAACCGTTCAGGCGGTTACACTCGAATCTTAAAATGTGGTCTACGTACTGGCGATAAAGCTCCTATGGCTTATATCGAACTAGTAGATCGTCCAGCTGTTGAAGCTGCTGACGAAGAATAGTTTTAAATAGTATTAAAAGCCAGAGCTCATGCTCTGGCTTTTTTATTTCTAATCCCCCCGTTTTTCTTTCTTCTTAAATTACAAATGATCATATCCTTATCGCTCCCTTCTTTTTAGATTTCACGATTTTTAACTACAGTACTTATTAGTCCTTTAATATTTATTTATTCGTTCTTTCGAATAGACTTTCAATGCCATATATTGCTATTTACCCGTATTTTTAGCTTCAAATAACGTTATTACCCTATATTCATGTAGTTTAGGTTGATAAAGTCACTCAGCGTCTATTTTTTGTACTGATTTATGTTTTTTAATAATTTCTCATTTTAGCGCTTGCCAATGTGATCTAAATCTCTATAATGCGACCTCACTGACACGGCAACAGCCGCTCAGTATGTTCTTTAACAATTTATTCAAGCAATCTGTGTGAGCACTTGCAGAGATATAATGACCAAATATTATATCAATGTAATTGTGAACATTAAATTAAATCGAAAGATTTGATTATTAATTACGAAGCTTAATTGCTTTGCAATTAAAGTACAGAATTCATTGAGCCGACTTAATCAACATCGTTGATTAGTCAAAAAACTTTTAATTGAAGAGTTTGATCATGGCTCAGATTGAACGCTGGCGGTAGGCTTAACACATGCAAGTCGAGCGGAAACGAAGAATAGCTTGCTATTCTGGCGTCGAGCGGCGGACGGGTGAGTAATGCTTGGGAATCTGCCTAGTCGAGGGGGACAACAGTTGGAAACGACTGCTAATACCGCATACGACCTACGGGTGAAAGGGGGCCTCTTCTTGAAAGCTCTCGCGACTAGATGAGCCCAAGTGGGATTAGCTTGTTGGTGAGGTAAGAGCTCACCAAGGCGACGATCCCTAGCTGGTCTGAGAGGATGATCAGCCACACTGGAACTGAGACACGGTCCAGACTCCTACGGGAGGCAGCAGTGGGGAATATTGCACAATGGGCGAAAGCCTGATGCAGCCATACCGCGTGTATGAAGAAGGCCTTCGGGTTGTAAAGTACTTTCAGCGAGGAGGAAAGGTGGTAAATTAATACTTTACCACTGTGACGTTACTCGCAGAAGAAGCACCGGCTAACTCCGTGCCAGCAGCCGCGGTAATACGGAGGGTGCAAGCGTTAATCGGAATTACTGGGCGTAAAGCGCATGCAGGCGGTTTGTTAAGCGAGATGTGAAAGCCCCGGGCTCAACCTGGGAACTGCATTTCGAACTGGCAAACTAGAGTTCTTGAGAGGGTGGTAGAATTTCAGGTGTAGCGGTGAAATGCGTAGAGATCTGAAGGAATACCAGTGGCGAAGGCGGCCACCCATAGTAACTGACGCTCAGATGCGAAAGCGTGGGTAGCAAACGGGATTAGATACCCCGGTAGTCCACGCCGTAAACGATGTCTACTCGGAGTTTGGTTCCTTGAGAACTGGGCTCTTAAGCTAACGCATTAAGTAGACCGCCTGGGGAGTACGGCCGCAAGGTTAAAACTCAAATGAATTGACGGGGGCCCGCACAAGCGGTGGAGCATGTGGTTTAATTCGATGCAACGCGAAGAACCTTACCTACTCTTGACATCCATAGAACTTTCCAGAGATGGATTGGTGCCTTCGGGAACTATGAGACAGGTGCTGCATGGCTGTCGTCAGCTCGTGTTGTGAAATGTTGGGTTAAGTCCCGCAACGAGCGCAACCCTTATCCTTATTTGCCAGCACGTAATGGTGGGAACTCTAAGGAGACTGCCGGTGATAAACCGGAGGAAGGTGGGGACGACGTCAAGTCATCATGGCCCTTACGAGTAGGGCTACACACGTGCTACAATGGCGCATACAAAGGGCTGCAAACCAGCGATGGTAAGCGAATCCCATAAAGTGCGTCGTAGTCCGGATTGGGGTCTGCAA from Moritella marina ATCC 15381 encodes the following:
- the rplQ gene encoding 50S ribosomal protein L17, yielding MRHRKSGRQLNRNSSHRQAMFRNMACSLVSHEIIKTTLPKAKELRRVVEPLITLAKTDSVANRRLAFARTRSDEVVGKLFKELGPRFENRSGGYTRILKCGLRTGDKAPMAYIELVDRPAVEAADEE
- a CDS encoding DNA-directed RNA polymerase subunit alpha; its protein translation is MQGSVTEFLRPRLVDIEQISSTRAKVTLEPLERGFGHTLGNALRRILLSSMPGCAVTEVEIDGVLHEYSSKEGVQEDVLEILLNLKGLAIKLEGKDEALLTLTKSGTGPVLAGDITHDGDVEIVNPEHVICNLTGQADISMRIRVAKGRGYVPASTRVHADDEERPIGRLLVDAAFSPVSRIAYNVEAARVEQRTNLDKLVIDMETDGTLDPEEAIRRSATILAEQLDAFVDLRDVTEPEQKEEKPEFDPILLRPVDDLELTVRSANCLKAEAIHYIGDLVQRTEVELLKTPNLGKKSLTEIKDVLASRGLSLGMRLENWPPASISDE